The genomic region CGAGGGTGTCCGCGTGCGTGAGCGGAAGGCCGGGCGGCCATGATCAACCTGGCGCGCCGCGACATCGCCAATCACCTGGGACGCTACATCTTCACCGGGATGGGCCTCGGTCTGCTCATCGGCGTGACTCTGACGATGGCGGGGGTCTACCGGGGAATGGTCGATGACGCGCAGGTGCTGCTGCGCGCGGTCGGGACGGATATCTGGGTCGTGCAAAAAGACACGCTCGGACCTTTCGCGGAGCCGTCCAGCATCCCGGACGACGCCTACCGCGGCATCGAGGGGCTTCCGGGTGTCGCGCAGACCGGCAGCGTCGCCTTTCTCACGATGCAGGTCGGCCATGCGAACGGAGGCATTCGGGTCATGGTCGCGGGATATGCTCCGGGACAGATGGGGGGGCCCGCGTTTCTCGTTGCCGGGCGTCCCATCGGCCGGTCGCACTACGAAGCGGTCGCCGACGTGAAGACGCGATTCGAGGTGGGGGACCGCATCAAAATCCGGCGCAACGAGTACGAGGTCGTCGGACTGACGCGCCGGATGGTGTCGTCCAACGGCGATCCGATGGTCTTCATCCCTCTCAAGGATGCCCAGGAAGCGCAGTTTCTCAAGGACAACGATGCGATCGCCAACGACCGTATGCGGCTCGCGGCCAATCCCGCCGTGAATCGCCCCGGCCAGCCCGGCGTCCTGGGCGCGGTCGATGCGATCCAGACGTCCAGTCGCAGGGTCAACGCCGTGCTGGTGCGTGTCGCGGAAGGCCATGACGGGCGCGAGGTCGCCGAACGGATCAGGCGATGGAAGCATTTGACCGCTTACACGAACGCGCAAATGGAGGAGATCCTGGTGGCGAAACTGATCGCCACCGCCGCCCGGCAGATCGCGCTGTTTCTCGTCATCCTTGCCATCGTGAGCGCGGCGATCGTCGCATTCATCATCTATACGATGACGCTCGGGAAAATGAGGGAGATCGCCGTCCTGAAGCTCATCGGCACCCGGGACCGCACCGTGGCGGCGATGATCCTGCAAGAAGCCCTGGGCCTGGGTACGATCGGCTTTTTCGTCGGCAAATTCGCCGCGACCCTGTGGGCGCCGGTCTTCCCGAAATACGTCCTGCTCGAGACGAACGACGCGCTGCGAGCCCTCGTGCTCACGCTGGCGATCTGCGCGCTGGCGTCGATTCTGGCGATCCGCGCCGCGCTGCGCGTCGATCCGGCGGAAGCGATTGGAGGATGAGCGCATGAATTCGGCGGCCCCCGCGATTCTCATCGAGAATCTCACGAAACGATACGGATCCGGAAACGCGGCGGTCGACGCGCTCAAGGGTGTGGACATGACGATCGACCCCGGCGAGGTCGTGGGTCTGATCGGCCCTTCCGGGTCGGGAAAAACGACCC from Deltaproteobacteria bacterium harbors:
- a CDS encoding ABC transporter permease gives rise to the protein MINLARRDIANHLGRYIFTGMGLGLLIGVTLTMAGVYRGMVDDAQVLLRAVGTDIWVVQKDTLGPFAEPSSIPDDAYRGIEGLPGVAQTGSVAFLTMQVGHANGGIRVMVAGYAPGQMGGPAFLVAGRPIGRSHYEAVADVKTRFEVGDRIKIRRNEYEVVGLTRRMVSSNGDPMVFIPLKDAQEAQFLKDNDAIANDRMRLAANPAVNRPGQPGVLGAVDAIQTSSRRVNAVLVRVAEGHDGREVAERIRRWKHLTAYTNAQMEEILVAKLIATAARQIALFLVILAIVSAAIVAFIIYTMTLGKMREIAVLKLIGTRDRTVAAMILQEALGLGTIGFFVGKFAATLWAPVFPKYVLLETNDALRALVLTLAICALASILAIRAALRVDPAEAIGG